AGCGACGCTGGTCACACTGTTCCCATGCCCCTCGAAAGTGCGCACAAGTTGGCCCGTGGCTATGTCCCAGAGCTTGAGGGTCTTGTCATAACTTCCCGACAGCGCGTATTGGCCGTCCGGAGAGAAAGCGACGCTGGTCACACTGTGCCCATGCCCCTCGAAAGTGTGCAGCAGTTTGCCCGTGGCTATGTCCCAGAGCGTGAGGGTCTTGTCATGATAACTTCCCGACAGCGCGTATTTGCCGTCCGGAGAGAAAGCGACGCTGTTCCCAGCCCCACCACTTCTCGCAAAAGTGCGCAGCAGTTTGCCTGTGGCTATGTCCCAGAGCTTGAGGGTGTTGCATCCCGACAGCGCGTATTTGCCATCCGGCGAGAAAGCGACCCCCATGGGGCCGCTCATCTCGCCCTCGTCCTCAAAAGTGCGCACAAGGCCGTTGAGCACTGGCGATTTACCGGCGGCCCAGCGAAATCTGACTACGCCACTATTTTTCCCGGTGTCAGTCGCGCCGCCGGCCTCATTGCCTACGGAAACTGCCAGACAGCACCCAACCGCTGCCAAGATCACGGCAAACAAAAGAACGAAACTCTTTACATTTTTCATTTTATTCTCCCGAAATGAACTAACTCACTAAACCCCCGGCACTTGGGAGCGCCCTTTGATGCCTGCCACAGATTAGCCGCCAGCCGGGATGGTAACTATTATTTGTGAATGGTGTAAACCCGGATATCATTTGCCCATTCGTCGCCGGACGTATCGAGAGCGTCAAACAGCCCGGAACTTGTCTTTATATCATTGATCAATTCCCCCACATCCCGTTTAATAGCTACCACCAATAAAGTTTCCACGGAGCTGTCGGTTCCCTTTAGTAACTGGGCGATTAGTGAAATACCCGCCTGGTGATGATTTTCGTCCGGGAAAATAAATGCTTTGCCGGCTTCAATCTTATTGGATAAATTTTCCGAAAAGGGAAAAACACGGCTGAGATTGCCGTCGAAATCAGCGCTGTATATGTACAGCCAGGCGTCGCGGTTTGAAACCACAAGAGTGCGGGCTTCCTGTCCTTCAATAAAACTGTTCTGGTTCAGCAAAAGCTCGACTTTAAATTCTTTGTCTTTGTTTGCTCTGGTCGGTTTAAGGCAGGCCTGAAGGACCATTTTGTAGTTTTTGCCTGAAACCCCTTCTTTGGTGATCTTTTCCTCTTCTATCACCGGACTTTTTGTCAGCCTCAAAATGCTCTCAAGATGATTTTGTATCGCAGAATCCTTAAAATCAATTTTAACAGGCTGCCGGAAACCCGAAACAAGTGCGACAGCCTTTTGCCTGGCGAGTGAAACAGCCATGGCGCGTGTAGCTGGCTCGCCGGTAATAACGGGGGTGACAGAATGTGATTCCACCCACCTGCAGCCGTTTTTTCCGTTTTGATTTAAGAACACCGCGTCCTCAGTGACTTTCCCTTCGGGAAGCATCGCGGAAATAATCGAATCAACAGAGGTTTTTTGTTCGTAAAGTTTTTTCATGTCCTCATCAAATTTAACTTCCGCCTTCGCGCTTCCCGCGATCGCCGAGGTTTCGGTTTGGATGAGCCGCGCGTGAATAATCAATTTCTTTTCCCCATAAGGTTCAATAGTTCCTACCAGCACAAACCCGGCTCCACCGAATTTGCCCACTTGGAGGGCAGCCGTCTGGTCGGTGAAGCCGGTCACATTAAACTTAATTTCACCCAGGAGTTTCGACACGAAACCGCGGTCCAATACCGTAAACTTTCCGCTTTTGACCATGTTATCGTTGACCGCATCCGAGATAAGTCTCCCAAGCTTGCTTACCTCGTCGTCGGGATTGCGAAACGGCATTACTGCAATGCTTGCCCCCCAGGTCTTTGTGCTTTCAATAATATCGTCGGTTATTTTACCGGAAGCTTTTTCAATCTGGTCGCGCGCATAACTGGTTGCCGCAAATGAAGAAACTAACAGTAATGATAATAAAATTCTTTTCATTGTTTTCCTCTATTCCCCTAATTGACATCAATCATAAATCCAAGTAAGTTTATCAAAAAATTGGACAAAACCGTTAAACACGTTGAGCGAAGCCGCTCTGCTGCTTAGTGGAATTATATCAGAATCCAGGGGACTGCGATGCAGAGCGCCGACTGGCTATGTGGATTGTAAAGTAATCGGAGGGTGAGAGCCGGCAAGGAAATTGGGTTTGTAAGGAGGGAACGGGTCATGAAGCCCTACTCGACCAGATCAGATTACTTTTTAAATGGTTTAAGAAAAAAATGATTTGATTATATTTACTGTTATTATCTGATATATACGTATAATTATACGTATCAAAATGCAATATATTATACAGTAAACATCAATATTGACATTATTTATACGTAATGCTATTATATTAAGTATACGTTCAATATATGTGTGCAAAAAAAGAGGTTTATTATG
The genomic region above belongs to Elusimicrobiota bacterium and contains:
- a CDS encoding WD40 repeat domain-containing protein translates to MKNVKSFVLLFAVILAAVGCCLAVSVGNEAGGATDTGKNSGVVRFRWAAGKSPVLNGLVRTFEDEGEMSGPMGVAFSPDGKYALSGCNTLKLWDIATGKLLRTFARSGGAGNSVAFSPDGKYALSGSYHDKTLTLWDIATGKLLHTFEGHGHSVTSVAFSPDGQYALSGSYDKTLKLWDIATGQLVRTFEGHGNSVTSVA
- a CDS encoding DUF4384 domain-containing protein → MKRILLSLLLVSSFAATSYARDQIEKASGKITDDIIESTKTWGASIAVMPFRNPDDEVSKLGRLISDAVNDNMVKSGKFTVLDRGFVSKLLGEIKFNVTGFTDQTAALQVGKFGGAGFVLVGTIEPYGEKKLIIHARLIQTETSAIAGSAKAEVKFDEDMKKLYEQKTSVDSIISAMLPEGKVTEDAVFLNQNGKNGCRWVESHSVTPVITGEPATRAMAVSLARQKAVALVSGFRQPVKIDFKDSAIQNHLESILRLTKSPVIEEEKITKEGVSGKNYKMVLQACLKPTRANKDKEFKVELLLNQNSFIEGQEARTLVVSNRDAWLYIYSADFDGNLSRVFPFSENLSNKIEAGKAFIFPDENHHQAGISLIAQLLKGTDSSVETLLVVAIKRDVGELINDIKTSSGLFDALDTSGDEWANDIRVYTIHK